In Micromonospora purpureochromogenes, a single window of DNA contains:
- a CDS encoding ArsR/SmtB family transcription factor — protein MTGTNGYEAYEGAGELLRALSAPIRLAIVSELAQGERCVHELVEKLGAPQPLVSQHLRVLRGAGVVRGSRRGREIAYALVDEHVAHIVADAVSHAGEGS, from the coding sequence GTGACCGGCACGAACGGCTACGAGGCCTACGAGGGCGCGGGTGAGCTGCTCCGCGCCCTGTCCGCCCCGATCCGGCTGGCGATCGTCAGCGAGCTGGCGCAGGGTGAACGGTGTGTGCACGAGCTGGTGGAGAAGCTCGGCGCCCCCCAGCCGCTGGTCTCCCAGCACCTGCGGGTGCTGCGCGGGGCGGGGGTGGTCCGCGGCTCGCGGCGCGGCCGCGAGATCGCGTACGCGCTGGTCGACGAGCACGTGGCGCACATCGTGGCGGACGCGGTGAGCCACGCCGGGGAGGGATCATGA
- a CDS encoding metal ABC transporter permease, whose translation MELFQYPYMQRALIGALVIGLAAPTLGIYLVQRRLTLIGDGIGHVALTGVGAGLLLNRSPVLVAVVVATLGAITIELVRARGRTSGDLALALLFYGGIAGGVMLVGLSDATSANLNAYLFGSLTTISPQDLITIAVLGAAILVTMLALRPALFAVCHDEEYARVAGLPVRTLNLLLAVATAVTVTIAMRAVGVLLISALMVVPVATAQQVTRGFRSTMTAAMALGLFAAGAGVWVAATADTAPGASVVLLAIASFLMVALAAAGWRALRRRSTPAGTPAPEPHEVVLR comes from the coding sequence ATGGAACTCTTCCAGTACCCCTACATGCAGCGCGCGCTGATCGGCGCCCTGGTCATCGGCCTGGCCGCCCCGACGCTCGGCATCTACCTGGTGCAGCGGCGGCTGACCCTGATCGGTGACGGCATCGGCCACGTGGCGCTGACCGGTGTCGGCGCCGGGCTGCTGCTCAACCGCTCCCCGGTGCTGGTGGCGGTGGTCGTGGCGACCCTCGGCGCGATCACCATCGAGCTGGTCCGGGCGCGCGGACGCACCTCCGGCGACCTCGCGCTGGCACTGCTCTTCTACGGCGGCATCGCCGGCGGGGTGATGCTCGTCGGGCTCTCCGACGCCACCAGCGCGAACCTCAACGCGTACCTGTTCGGCTCGCTGACCACCATCTCGCCGCAGGATCTGATCACCATCGCGGTGCTCGGCGCGGCCATCCTGGTCACCATGCTGGCGCTGCGCCCAGCGCTCTTCGCGGTCTGCCACGACGAGGAGTACGCCCGGGTCGCCGGGCTGCCGGTCCGAACGTTGAACCTGCTGCTGGCGGTGGCCACCGCGGTCACCGTCACCATCGCCATGCGGGCGGTGGGGGTGCTGCTGATCAGCGCCCTGATGGTGGTGCCGGTGGCCACCGCGCAGCAGGTCACCCGGGGCTTCCGCAGCACCATGACGGCGGCCATGGCGCTCGGCCTCTTCGCGGCCGGGGCCGGGGTCTGGGTGGCGGCCACCGCCGACACCGCCCCGGGCGCCTCGGTGGTGCTGCTGGCGATCGCCTCGTTCCTGATGGTCGCGCTCGCCGCCGCCGGCTGGCGGGCGCTGCGCCGGCGGTCCACCCCGGCCGGTACGCCGGCGCCCGAGCCGCACGAGGTCGTGCTCCGGTGA